The nucleotide window tttaaaagatggaaataaataattaaagactgagagaagagggcccgattcggaactttatgaggtattttaaaatacctccctgccgaatttttcactgaaacgTTTAAGTCCGATCAGGGTCAAGTGACACGTGTCAATGGGATCTtgggtcaaaatttggggtatgacattagtcattttacatttatgcCCAACTGAAATTTAAACGAGTACCTTAAAATGATAAGACTAAACTCGTataacatatattaaaataaataatttaaaaagttgGAGGGTTGGCATGTCCAATTTCATCCAACTCTTTCGTCTGCGTCCACTTTGAATTGTTATATTCATCGATTAACTCGACATCTTTCCAAAAACCGCACTTATGATCGTTCAAACAACCTCCACTTTTATTTATATGCCATGTGCAATTTTCGCAATTGTCGTGTTTGTAGTCGTAAATGTCAAGATAATGACGATAGGGGTTTTCAGGCCATGTAAAACCGCAGAAGAATAATGTATTTCTTGTAAGAAACTTTGGCTTGAATGAAAATGCATAACTTCCTCCAAACAACAGTGTATGAAATCCAAGATCGTCATCTTGAGATTTGCAATGAACAGTAATGGTTTTGAGATCCGGGGCGATTACTTCATTGATAATAGTAACTGTTACCCTACCAAAAGGCCCAAAACCAAAAGCTATAGTATCTCTAACCTTACATGCAAGTAGTATAGTTAGGAGAATCGAAAATTTTAAGGTCGTTGGATTTTGAGTTGCCATTGTTGTATGCACAATGTCTATAAACCGTACAACAATCTTAATTTATAGAACATTCAACAAAGGAAATTATTTGCAAATTTAAAGACCTTGTTGACCTCATAATTAGTCAATTATGAAATTAGCTTAATTGTTCTCATCAAATTCAAAGGGAAACCGTCAAGAAGAAAGGAGACTTTTAGGGGAGGCACATATGAGAAGTGAAACGTGGCTTTCAAAGTAATAAGATAGCTGTCTGCTATGCGTTTAAGGGCATAAGGTACGAAGTTAGTCGTACGAAGTCCCTCTCCTGTAACTCGAGTGACCACCAAATCTTGACTAGCATATCCGCCTCTCACTTCGCTCCTCTCCTGTAACTCTCGCGGCTTAACGCTCGAGTGAGTACACCCCTGTAGCTTCGCAACAGATCAATATGAATGAGGATTCCTTGTTCCTGTTGAGAATCTTGGATCATGGCCTAAACCTCTCTTTGCTTGTTGATGAAGAAATCTATCAAGAAGGATGAATAGGACtagcctttattttatttgctttcCCCTTACCCATAAACATACAACTCAAAGCAAGTGAGCAGCTTGGGATAGAAAGATTCCAAGAGCTTAGTGAAAAGGATAGTAGTCACTAGATATAAGCTATAGGATGGACTTGGGGATAGCCTATATATAAGGTCAGGTCGGTTCCCGCACAATCCCCTGATGGAGGGGGTATACCGGTGCACCAACCGAGGTCAAATTTCTTCTACCCAATCAGCATGAAAAGGCATTGAAGGGTGCAAGACTTCTATCTTTCTGCCACTTCGTCTTGTACCTGTCCTTTTGGGACAGCCtctctcttcatctttttcatgGCCTTTCCTTTCATCTTTCAAAACTACACGTTGCATGAAAAGAGGGATTTGTTCATTGACTTTTCTCATTTTAGTCAGCAAGAATAAATTGACTTCATTTTGAGCAAAAACATTTGAATTATTTCCCATTTTGTGATATTGCTAGACATGGCGATTAAAGCATGTGACTGTGGGAGGAAGAGTGAGttgtttgaaattgaatgagaaaaaatcaagttgtttgggctccagtgggAAGGAGCTCATTCCAAGGACGTACCTGGGGAAtatcgggttcgattcccagggggaACGACACTTGACCAGTgcacatgcctctacgcataagccggattagtcgtgtttaaaattgattaactAAAATTATagacatgtgttttttttaaggaacaagtcttttattattttttaatttaaattgttCTTGATCGTTTGATTTTTGTGAAGTGTGTCATGACCATTGGATAATGTTAGTGACCAACACATTGGTCTAATCATATTGTTCAAATGTCATAAAATAAAGTTACCAAATAATTTAGTTACCAAATAATTTAGAGAAAAGAATCTGACATTACCTAGTCGTTTTAACCTATTTCCTTAAGTCAAGTCAAATAAATCATTGCCAAATGCATCCCTccaatttacacatcctagttatagttgatattttttttagaaatttcacGATCTTTGTAGAGacaaatttatataaatattattacttgATGACAATTTAGTACACGTGCTAAATTCTTCATCAATGCTCACTTACTATATAACtgtatactcttttttttttttttttttgaggaatataTAACTATATACTCTTGACAAGTCAGTTTAATCAAAGAGGTGGAAAGATACATGGGATACTTTATTTGGAGTGCAAAGTTAAATACTAGAAAACTTGACATTGTTTCATGGAACAAATTTTGTTATCAAACATTGTTAAATCTTGCTTGATACTTGGTGATGGGAAGAaaaccaatttttatttattttttaaacaagaagaccaatttttttaatcataatggGAGTTGAACTCCTCTTATCCATCTGACGAATATCCCATATCACATTCACAAATTTTCGAATTCTAATGTTTGTAATTATCTTATTGGATGACAATGGCATATTCCAATTGAATTGAAACATGCTTACCCTCAATCAAGTAGTCTTCCTCTTGATGTTaggaaagaaaaatttatttgtaactTGTCCCTCAAGGAAGCTTGCATTTTCCACAGACATGTTAGGAATGTTGTTTCTTGGTTAAAAtctatttggaataatggaacTCCTCCTTAAAAATCCTTGCTAATTTGGAGGCTCAATCATAATAAAATTCCAATAGATG belongs to Medicago truncatula cultivar Jemalong A17 chromosome 6, MtrunA17r5.0-ANR, whole genome shotgun sequence and includes:
- the LOC11416878 gene encoding S-protein homolog 5; its protein translation is MATQNPTTLKFSILLTILLACKVRDTIAFGFGPFGRVTVTIINEVIAPDLKTITVHCKSQDDDLGFHTLLFGGSYAFSFKPKFLTRNTLFFCGFTWPENPYRHYLDIYDYKHDNCENCTWHINKSGGCLNDHKCGFWKDVELIDEYNNSKWTQTKELDEIGHANPPTF